A genome region from Bradyrhizobium commune includes the following:
- the msrA gene encoding peptide-methionine (S)-S-oxide reductase MsrA, translating to MFFMRKTTALPSAAEALPGRAQPIPTASTHFVNGAQLKPPYPDGLEQAVFGLGCFWGAERKFWELGDGIVTTAVGYAGGHTPNPTYEETCSGRTGHTEVVLVVFDPKKISYERLLKTFWESHNPTQGMRQGNDVGTQYRSAIYTTSDAQKKAADDSKKLYQKALAAKGLGAITTEVAPAGEFYFAEDYHQQYLAKNPAGYCGLGGTGVSCPIGVGVSA from the coding sequence ATGTTCTTCATGCGCAAGACCACCGCATTGCCGAGCGCAGCTGAAGCGCTGCCCGGCCGTGCGCAACCGATCCCGACCGCAAGCACCCATTTCGTCAACGGCGCGCAGCTGAAGCCGCCTTATCCCGACGGCCTCGAGCAGGCCGTGTTCGGGCTCGGCTGCTTCTGGGGCGCCGAGCGCAAATTCTGGGAGCTCGGCGACGGCATCGTCACGACCGCGGTCGGCTATGCCGGCGGTCACACGCCGAATCCGACCTATGAAGAGACCTGCTCGGGTCGCACCGGCCACACCGAAGTGGTGCTGGTCGTGTTCGATCCGAAGAAGATCTCCTACGAGCGTCTCTTGAAGACGTTCTGGGAGAGCCACAACCCGACCCAGGGCATGCGCCAGGGCAACGACGTCGGCACGCAATACCGAAGCGCGATCTACACCACTTCAGATGCGCAGAAGAAGGCGGCCGACGACTCGAAGAAGCTCTACCAGAAGGCGCTCGCGGCAAAAGGCCTCGGCGCCATCACCACTGAGGTCGCGCCGGCGGGCGAGTTCTATTTCGCCGAGGACTACCACCAGCAATATCTGGCCAAGAACCCGGCCGGCTATTGCGGCCTCGGCGGTACCGGCGTGTCCTGCCCGATCGGCGTCGGTGTGAGCGCGTAG